The following proteins are co-located in the Gordonia polyisoprenivorans genome:
- a CDS encoding PE-PPE domain-containing protein: protein MYGVRKAVASTAAGCALCLGAVVPMTLSATVAHAGVDSVVRGLVDSEVVSYAFADDCPVPPDADDTSINPDCPDWLGTHDPHADRSTIIVVTPGTDDGTLYPRIKGMRAGRETVVVNYPQSLAPLTSGQSGAILPIFAPPYDQSRDVAVEGNVAVMKAFLDSGLGTHVVYTGYSQGAEALGNAAEQAVASGSIDTANSHIILISDPRSPWGLKAWAAEQPLVGAFFEAFGAESNGARDPGATGNQLPVTSVIVVGDPVANFQWVWYRPVSSLLVDAAGFITIHSGMGADNYGDLIDYSQEPTTLYSQDGNTTYLVYQPDHHPLTMLAMLVNDELGIGYDTADLARWDKVNNAFYPLQGPAVDNAAVPVVTGPDQRPTPSPQARMAATPDTAASPGDNSAPSETTAPEQDSALTAPTTSGRHRAPEAPGDDQTSATQTGTTQTGTTGTTQSPAEQPAQGGGRHRLQGSGRHADTGTTTSGSTTSGTTGTATTGTGTTGTVGAGDGGAGGGGSGDGASGATNAG, encoded by the coding sequence TTGTACGGAGTACGAAAGGCGGTCGCGAGTACGGCCGCCGGATGCGCGCTGTGTCTCGGTGCGGTCGTCCCGATGACCCTGTCGGCAACGGTTGCCCACGCCGGCGTGGATTCGGTTGTCAGGGGCCTGGTCGACTCCGAGGTGGTGAGTTATGCCTTCGCCGACGACTGCCCGGTCCCGCCCGATGCCGATGACACCTCGATCAACCCGGACTGTCCGGACTGGCTGGGCACGCACGATCCGCATGCGGATCGCAGCACCATCATCGTGGTGACCCCGGGTACCGACGACGGCACGTTGTATCCGCGGATCAAGGGGATGCGCGCCGGACGGGAAACCGTCGTGGTCAACTACCCGCAGTCGCTGGCGCCCCTCACGTCAGGACAATCCGGCGCGATCCTGCCCATTTTCGCCCCGCCCTATGACCAGTCCCGTGACGTCGCCGTCGAGGGCAACGTCGCCGTGATGAAGGCCTTCCTGGATTCCGGACTCGGCACCCACGTCGTCTACACCGGCTACTCGCAGGGCGCCGAAGCGCTGGGCAACGCCGCCGAACAAGCCGTCGCGTCGGGCTCCATCGACACGGCCAACTCGCACATCATCCTCATCTCCGATCCGCGCTCCCCGTGGGGGTTGAAGGCGTGGGCCGCCGAGCAACCGCTGGTGGGGGCGTTCTTCGAGGCGTTCGGTGCGGAATCCAACGGTGCCCGCGATCCGGGTGCGACGGGCAACCAACTGCCGGTGACCTCGGTGATCGTGGTGGGTGATCCGGTCGCCAACTTCCAGTGGGTCTGGTATCGGCCGGTGAGTTCACTTCTCGTCGACGCGGCAGGCTTCATCACCATCCACTCCGGCATGGGCGCCGACAACTACGGCGACCTCATCGACTACAGCCAGGAACCGACCACGCTCTACAGCCAGGACGGCAACACCACCTACCTCGTCTATCAGCCCGATCACCATCCGCTGACGATGCTGGCGATGCTGGTCAACGACGAACTCGGGATCGGCTACGACACCGCCGACCTCGCACGCTGGGACAAGGTCAACAACGCCTTCTATCCGCTGCAGGGCCCCGCCGTCGACAACGCGGCCGTACCTGTCGTGACCGGCCCGGACCAACGCCCGACGCCGTCGCCACAAGCCCGGATGGCAGCCACACCCGACACCGCTGCGTCGCCGGGTGACAACTCGGCACCGAGCGAAACCACTGCACCCGAACAGGATTCGGCGCTCACGGCACCGACGACCTCCGGGCGACATCGAGCACCCGAGGCGCCCGGCGACGACCAGACATCCGCCACCCAGACCGGGACCACCCAGACGGGGACCACCGGGACCACGCAGTCCCCGGCCGAGCAGCCCGCACAGGGCGGGGGACGGCACCGCCTACAGGGCAGTGGTCGGCACGCCGACACCGGCACGACGACCTCGGGTTCGACGACCTCGGGTACGACCGGCACGGCAACGACGGGTACAGGAACAACAGGCACGGTCGGCGCAGGTGACGGGGGAGCAGGTGGCGGGGGCTCAGGCGACGGCGCTTCGGGCGCCACCAACGCCGGGTGA
- a CDS encoding RecB family exonuclease translates to MTTTVSPGSTQATAAPVSAAGAPAADEVSAPGSGRGLVGRPLALSPSRAADFKQCPLLYRYRAIDRFPETPTKAQTRGTVVHAALENLFDMPASLRTQESADFLVEGAWAALCEADPSLAELIGPGDHEAFLAEAHGLIENYYRMENPTAFDAAAVEEHVEIEADDVLMRGFIDRIDIAPTGEIRVVDYKTGRAPGEAYEAKALFQMKFYALAILRIRGVVPARLQLMYLSDGQVLTYTPDRDELERFGRTLSAIWRAIRAAVASGDFRPRRSRLCRYCEHHERCPEFGGQIPEYPGPPTGFTA, encoded by the coding sequence GTGACGACCACAGTTTCTCCCGGGTCCACCCAGGCCACCGCTGCACCCGTTTCGGCCGCAGGCGCCCCGGCCGCGGACGAGGTGTCCGCGCCGGGTTCGGGGCGCGGTCTCGTCGGTCGGCCGTTGGCGTTGTCGCCCTCACGTGCCGCCGACTTCAAACAATGCCCGCTGCTCTATCGCTATCGTGCGATCGACAGGTTCCCCGAGACTCCCACGAAGGCTCAGACCCGCGGAACGGTCGTCCACGCCGCGCTCGAGAACCTCTTCGACATGCCGGCGTCTCTGCGCACACAGGAGTCCGCGGACTTTCTGGTGGAGGGTGCCTGGGCGGCGTTGTGCGAGGCCGATCCGTCGCTGGCCGAGCTGATCGGACCGGGTGATCACGAGGCCTTCCTCGCCGAGGCGCACGGACTCATCGAGAACTACTACCGGATGGAGAATCCGACGGCCTTCGATGCGGCCGCCGTGGAGGAACACGTCGAGATCGAGGCCGACGACGTGCTCATGCGCGGTTTCATCGATCGCATCGACATCGCACCCACCGGGGAGATCCGGGTGGTCGACTACAAGACCGGCCGCGCGCCCGGTGAGGCCTACGAGGCCAAGGCACTGTTCCAGATGAAGTTCTACGCGCTGGCGATCCTGCGGATTCGGGGTGTGGTCCCCGCCCGTCTGCAACTGATGTATCTCTCCGACGGGCAGGTGCTCACCTACACCCCCGATCGCGACGAACTCGAGCGTTTCGGTCGCACCTTGTCGGCGATCTGGCGGGCGATCCGGGCGGCCGTCGCCTCCGGCGACTTCCGGCCCCGTCGATCACGTCTGTGCCGCTACTGCGAGCATCACGAGCGGTGCCCCGAGTTCGGTGGCCAGATTCCCGAATACCCGGGTCCGCCAACGGGTTTCACGGCCTAA
- a CDS encoding tRNA (adenine-N1)-methyltransferase translates to MASSGVFVVGDRVQLTDAKGRKFTVILDTGKQFHTHRGAIAHDDLIGAPEGSIVAATSGTEYLALRPLLVDYVLSMPRGAQVIYPKDAAQIVTEGDIFPGARVLEAGAGSGALTCSLLRAVGERGEVTSYEIREDHAEHAQRNVETFFGGHPANWSLVIDDLANIAVTEQFDRVILDMLAPWEPLDVVRSILKPGGVLTVYVATVTQLSRVIEALRDQECWTEPRAWESLVRDWSAVGLAVRPEHKMQGHTAFLITARRLAEGTTTLRPQRRPTRG, encoded by the coding sequence ATGGCGTCGAGTGGCGTGTTCGTCGTCGGGGACCGGGTCCAGCTCACCGACGCCAAGGGGCGCAAGTTCACGGTGATCCTGGATACGGGAAAACAGTTCCACACCCACCGCGGCGCGATCGCGCACGACGACCTGATCGGCGCACCCGAGGGCAGCATCGTCGCGGCGACCAGCGGAACCGAATACCTGGCGCTGCGTCCACTACTCGTCGACTACGTCCTGTCGATGCCCCGAGGTGCACAGGTCATCTACCCCAAGGACGCCGCACAGATCGTCACCGAAGGCGACATCTTCCCCGGCGCCCGCGTCCTGGAGGCCGGTGCCGGTTCCGGTGCGCTGACCTGCTCGTTGTTGCGCGCCGTCGGCGAGCGTGGCGAGGTGACCTCGTACGAGATCCGCGAGGATCACGCCGAGCATGCCCAGCGCAATGTCGAGACATTCTTCGGCGGCCATCCGGCGAATTGGTCACTGGTGATCGATGATCTGGCGAATATTGCCGTCACCGAGCAATTCGATCGCGTCATCCTCGACATGCTCGCGCCGTGGGAGCCGCTCGACGTGGTGCGTTCGATCTTGAAACCAGGCGGGGTCTTGACGGTTTATGTGGCGACGGTCACGCAATTGTCGCGTGTCATCGAGGCGCTGCGCGATCAGGAGTGCTGGACCGAGCCACGGGCCTGGGAGTCGCTGGTACGTGATTGGAGCGCGGTGGGCCTCGCGGTCCGCCCCGAACACAAAATGCAAGGACACACCGCGTTTCTGATCACCGCGCGACGACTCGCCGAGGGCACCACCACGCTTCGGCCGCAACGGCGACCCACACGCGGCTGA
- the arc gene encoding proteasome ATPase, translating to MTESDRHEASVENTGSNDPSESAHARDVEAGETFTPAYTPPLAAARAERERSAFTRASDPRDLQDRVDNLTARNAKLLETLKEARQQLVALREEVDRLGQPPSGYGVLLEIHPDQTVDVFTSGRKMRLTCSPNIDTEVLHKGQTLRLNEALTIVEACDFDSVGEISTLREVLGDGNRALVVGHADEERVVWLAEPLRGEVDGEDGKRRKLRPGDSLLIDTKAGFAFERVPKAEVEDLVLEEVPDVGYEDIGGLGRQIEQIRDAVELPFLHKDLFRDYALRPPKGVLLYGPPGCGKTLIAKAVANSLAKKIAQVRGDDAKEAKSYFLNIKGPELLNKFVGETERHIRLIFQRAREKASEGTPVIVFFDEMDSIFRTRGSGVSSDVETTVVPQLLSEIDGVEGLENVIVIGASNREDMIDPAILRPGRLDVKIKIERPDAESAIDIFSKYLTESLPVHADDLGEFGGDRTACLDAMIEKVVERMYAESDENRFLEVTYANGDKEVMYFKDFNSGAMIQNVVDRAKKYAIKSQLDTGAPGLRVQHLFDSILDEFAENEDLPNTTNPDDWARISGKKGERIVYIRTLVTGKSSGASRAIDTETNTGQYL from the coding sequence ATGACCGAATCTGATCGCCACGAAGCCTCGGTGGAGAACACGGGCAGCAATGACCCGAGCGAGTCCGCGCATGCGCGCGACGTCGAGGCGGGGGAGACCTTCACCCCTGCCTACACCCCACCTCTGGCCGCGGCCCGCGCGGAACGGGAGCGCTCGGCATTCACCCGGGCCTCGGATCCGAGGGATCTCCAGGATCGCGTCGACAACCTCACCGCCCGCAACGCCAAGCTCCTCGAAACCCTGAAAGAGGCGCGTCAGCAACTCGTCGCCCTGCGCGAAGAGGTCGACCGGCTCGGTCAGCCCCCCAGTGGCTACGGCGTGCTGCTCGAGATCCATCCCGATCAGACCGTCGACGTGTTCACCTCGGGCCGAAAGATGCGCCTGACGTGCTCGCCGAACATCGACACCGAGGTGCTGCACAAGGGGCAGACACTGCGCCTCAACGAGGCGCTGACGATCGTCGAGGCCTGCGACTTCGATTCGGTCGGCGAGATCAGCACGCTGCGTGAGGTTCTCGGTGACGGGAACCGCGCACTCGTCGTCGGGCACGCCGACGAGGAGCGTGTGGTGTGGCTGGCCGAACCGCTGCGCGGCGAGGTCGACGGCGAGGACGGCAAGCGTCGCAAGCTGCGCCCGGGTGACTCCCTGCTCATCGACACCAAGGCGGGCTTCGCCTTCGAGCGCGTTCCCAAGGCCGAGGTCGAGGATCTCGTGCTCGAGGAGGTGCCCGACGTCGGCTACGAGGACATCGGTGGCCTCGGCCGCCAGATCGAGCAGATCCGCGACGCCGTCGAGCTGCCCTTCCTGCACAAGGATCTCTTCCGCGACTACGCGCTGCGTCCGCCCAAGGGTGTGCTGCTCTACGGTCCTCCCGGCTGCGGTAAGACGCTGATCGCCAAGGCGGTGGCCAATTCGCTCGCCAAGAAGATCGCCCAGGTGCGTGGCGACGACGCCAAGGAGGCCAAGTCCTACTTCCTCAACATCAAGGGCCCCGAACTGCTCAACAAGTTCGTCGGCGAGACCGAGCGGCACATCCGCCTGATCTTCCAGCGGGCCCGGGAGAAGGCATCGGAGGGCACACCGGTCATCGTGTTCTTCGACGAGATGGATTCGATCTTCCGGACCCGTGGCTCGGGTGTCTCCTCGGACGTGGAGACCACCGTGGTCCCGCAGCTCCTCAGCGAGATCGACGGTGTCGAAGGCCTCGAGAACGTCATCGTCATCGGTGCCTCCAACCGTGAGGACATGATCGATCCCGCCATCCTGCGACCGGGTCGACTCGACGTGAAGATCAAGATCGAACGCCCCGACGCCGAGTCGGCGATCGACATCTTCTCCAAGTACCTCACCGAGTCACTGCCGGTGCACGCCGACGACCTCGGTGAGTTCGGGGGCGACCGGACCGCATGCCTCGACGCGATGATCGAGAAGGTCGTCGAGCGTATGTACGCCGAGAGCGACGAGAACCGCTTCCTGGAGGTGACCTACGCCAACGGCGACAAGGAGGTCATGTACTTCAAGGACTTCAACTCCGGCGCGATGATCCAGAACGTCGTCGACCGCGCGAAGAAGTACGCCATCAAGTCGCAATTGGACACCGGCGCACCGGGTCTGCGAGTGCAGCACCTGTTCGACTCGATCCTCGACGAGTTCGCCGAGAACGAGGATCTGCCCAACACCACCAACCCCGACGACTGGGCCCGCATCTCGGGCAAGAAGGGCGAGCGGATCGTCTACATCCGCACGCTGGTCACCGGCAAGAGTTCGGGTGCGAGCCGCGCCATCGACACCGAGACCAATACCGGCCAGTACCTGTAG
- a CDS encoding FHA domain-containing protein: protein MIPGRLTVAGITHRLGDSPRVRIGRTPDNDVVVNHPLVSRHHLSIEWRGTGWWAVDAGSTNGFFHGPQRVSELPLTAGAGFRLGDATTGPLVEVALDAPPVAGTAGQQYGTAARPGSPPPPPQPPRRPPAAPPGPVGSGPRPAAAGSSRMPMRVPAPGSYEPGAVAPMPAELADAPHLQALKQNVSAIYQLPGRAERPGRETISLAGSQSIGRTPDNDIVVSDVLASRHHARVLSRPDGLYIEDLGSVNGTYVNGQRVQRVRLTDGNVVTIGNSDFVVSAGSLMRGQAQDVVAGGLQVNGVSLVVDGGKKLLQDVEFSARPGSLTAVIGPSGAGKSTVSRIVAGLNSPTSGRVTFENRSVHEEYDSLRTRIGMVPQKDVLHHKLTLRQALRYAAELRLPPDLSKADRDNVINGVLAELQLTEHVDTRVEKLSGGQQKRASVAMELLTGPSLLILDEPTSGLDPALDRQVMSTLRRLADAGRVVLVVTHSLTYLSMCDQVLLLAPGGKTAYCGPPTQVGAAMGTSDWAEIFAFVADAPDTAHMRYLQGRRAPTPPPPPRPPGPPIPVPQTSFTRQSSTIGRRQVRLIFADVGYLAFLILLPVVLGLLTLVIPGSDGFNAKMAADPNLIPPRPAAKDPVEAVQILVVLVVGAAFMGAALTMRDLVGERDIFERERAVGLRPGAYLWAKVVVFFITAILQSAVMVAITFAGRGLPQLGGPLVPPPVALFVAIAALACVSTLVGLAISAAVRSQEQAMPPLVIIIMVQLVFCGGLFALDKPGLQQLSWIFPSYWGYVASAGAVDLPTINPDATQKVSLWQTSPAHAGLAFGVLLVIAVILYLFTYSRLRLKKR, encoded by the coding sequence ATGATCCCCGGCCGGCTGACGGTTGCCGGGATCACGCACCGACTCGGCGATTCGCCACGGGTTCGTATCGGCCGTACCCCCGACAACGACGTCGTCGTGAACCACCCGCTGGTATCTCGGCATCACCTGTCGATCGAGTGGCGGGGGACCGGCTGGTGGGCGGTCGACGCCGGTAGTACCAACGGCTTCTTCCACGGTCCGCAGCGGGTGTCCGAGCTACCGCTCACCGCGGGCGCAGGCTTCCGGCTCGGTGACGCGACCACCGGCCCGCTCGTCGAGGTGGCGCTCGATGCCCCACCTGTGGCGGGCACCGCCGGGCAGCAGTATGGCACCGCGGCGCGTCCGGGTTCGCCACCGCCACCGCCGCAACCCCCGCGACGCCCTCCGGCGGCGCCGCCGGGCCCGGTGGGGTCCGGTCCACGTCCGGCCGCTGCGGGCTCTTCCCGGATGCCGATGCGCGTACCGGCGCCAGGATCCTATGAACCCGGCGCGGTCGCACCGATGCCCGCCGAACTCGCCGATGCGCCGCACCTGCAGGCACTCAAGCAGAATGTCTCGGCGATCTATCAACTGCCCGGACGCGCCGAACGTCCGGGCCGCGAGACGATCTCGTTGGCGGGCTCGCAGTCGATCGGCCGCACCCCCGACAACGACATCGTCGTCAGCGACGTACTCGCCTCGCGTCACCACGCCCGGGTGTTGTCCCGACCCGACGGTCTCTACATCGAAGACCTCGGAAGCGTCAACGGCACCTATGTCAACGGTCAACGCGTGCAACGGGTTCGGCTGACCGACGGCAACGTCGTCACCATCGGCAACAGCGACTTCGTGGTCTCCGCCGGCAGCCTGATGCGCGGCCAGGCCCAGGATGTGGTCGCCGGTGGCCTCCAGGTCAACGGTGTGAGCCTCGTCGTCGACGGGGGTAAGAAACTCCTGCAGGATGTCGAGTTCTCGGCCCGACCCGGATCACTGACCGCGGTGATCGGGCCCTCGGGTGCGGGCAAGTCGACCGTCTCGCGCATCGTCGCCGGGCTGAATTCGCCGACCAGTGGGCGGGTCACCTTCGAGAACCGCAGCGTCCACGAGGAATACGACTCGCTGCGCACCCGCATCGGCATGGTGCCGCAGAAGGACGTCCTGCACCACAAGCTCACCCTGCGCCAGGCCCTGCGCTATGCCGCCGAGCTGCGTCTGCCACCGGATCTGTCGAAAGCCGACCGCGACAACGTGATCAACGGTGTGCTCGCCGAGTTGCAACTCACCGAGCATGTCGACACACGCGTCGAGAAGCTCTCCGGTGGCCAGCAGAAACGCGCATCGGTGGCGATGGAGTTGCTCACCGGGCCCTCGCTGCTCATCCTCGACGAGCCGACCTCCGGCCTCGATCCGGCCCTCGACCGCCAGGTGATGTCGACGCTGCGACGCCTCGCCGACGCCGGCCGCGTGGTCCTGGTGGTCACCCACTCGCTGACCTACCTGTCGATGTGCGATCAGGTGCTGCTGCTCGCGCCGGGCGGCAAGACCGCCTACTGCGGACCGCCCACACAGGTCGGGGCCGCGATGGGCACCTCGGACTGGGCGGAGATCTTCGCCTTCGTCGCCGATGCCCCCGACACCGCACACATGCGGTATCTGCAGGGCAGGCGCGCGCCCACACCACCGCCCCCGCCGCGGCCGCCGGGCCCGCCGATACCGGTGCCGCAGACCAGCTTCACGCGACAGTCGAGCACGATCGGTCGCCGGCAGGTACGCCTGATCTTCGCCGACGTCGGCTATCTGGCGTTCCTCATCCTGCTCCCGGTGGTGCTCGGATTGCTGACGCTGGTCATCCCGGGCAGCGACGGATTCAACGCCAAGATGGCCGCCGACCCCAACCTGATCCCGCCGCGTCCGGCGGCCAAGGATCCGGTCGAGGCGGTGCAGATCCTCGTCGTGCTGGTGGTGGGGGCGGCGTTCATGGGTGCGGCATTGACGATGCGCGATCTGGTCGGTGAGCGCGACATCTTCGAACGTGAGCGGGCGGTCGGGCTGCGACCCGGCGCCTACCTGTGGGCAAAGGTGGTGGTGTTCTTCATCACCGCGATCCTGCAGAGCGCGGTGATGGTCGCGATCACCTTCGCCGGCCGGGGATTGCCACAGCTCGGTGGTCCGCTGGTGCCGCCACCGGTGGCGTTGTTCGTCGCGATCGCCGCGCTGGCATGCGTGTCCACCCTGGTCGGACTGGCGATCTCGGCGGCGGTTCGCTCGCAGGAGCAGGCGATGCCCCCGCTGGTGATCATCATCATGGTGCAGTTGGTGTTCTGCGGTGGCCTGTTCGCACTGGACAAGCCCGGCCTGCAACAGCTCTCGTGGATCTTCCCGTCCTACTGGGGCTACGTGGCGTCGGCGGGCGCAGTCGATCTGCCCACCATCAATCCCGATGCGACCCAGAAGGTCTCCCTCTGGCAGACCTCACCCGCGCACGCCGGACTGGCATTCGGGGTGCTGCTGGTGATCGCGGTGATCCTCTACCTGTTCACCTACTCGCGTCTGCGGCTCAAGAAGCGCTGA